The following coding sequences are from one Campylobacter concisus window:
- a CDS encoding WD40 repeat domain-containing protein → MRALFFIFCLLNFIFASEITTPYKQIEASANVLSTTLINGKLFIATDGGTVEIYDPKEDKFEEIIKIEDIKTYVSDHERPKILNVDELNGKILILSEGDYATKVLYIRENGQMKSIKIPNQATKKALFLDDERIALASISNEIYFLNLKSGEIYDSFKISIAMLSDMEINEDRSTLAIACESGKVYFYNIKAKKMDQILDIHTDNIYDISYKNGVMISGGTDRIVGIFSDGSLKKINTGFLVYGVGLSDDGRVAAYMSDEMSDVNLVDSKSLENIAMLKTGQSTINSIVFISDNEVVTSAYENKILFWRIK, encoded by the coding sequence ATGAGAGCTTTGTTTTTTATTTTTTGTCTATTAAATTTTATCTTTGCAAGCGAGATCACCACTCCATACAAGCAAATAGAGGCTAGTGCAAATGTCCTAAGTACAACGCTAATAAATGGCAAACTCTTTATTGCAACTGATGGAGGGACGGTTGAAATTTATGATCCTAAAGAAGATAAATTTGAAGAGATAATAAAAATAGAAGATATAAAAACATACGTTAGCGATCATGAAAGACCAAAAATTTTAAACGTTGATGAGTTAAATGGCAAGATACTCATCCTAAGTGAGGGTGACTATGCTACAAAGGTGCTTTATATAAGAGAAAATGGGCAGATGAAAAGCATAAAAATACCAAATCAAGCGACAAAAAAGGCATTATTTTTAGATGACGAGCGTATTGCACTTGCTTCAATCAGTAATGAAATTTACTTTTTAAACTTAAAAAGTGGTGAAATTTATGATAGCTTTAAAATTTCAATTGCGATGCTTTCAGATATGGAGATAAATGAAGATAGAAGCACTCTAGCTATCGCTTGCGAGAGTGGGAAGGTCTACTTTTATAACATAAAAGCTAAAAAAATGGATCAAATTTTAGACATTCATACAGATAATATATACGACATCTCCTATAAAAATGGTGTCATGATCAGCGGAGGTACCGACAGGATCGTGGGGATATTTTCAGATGGAAGCCTAAAAAAGATAAATACCGGCTTTTTAGTCTATGGTGTCGGCCTTAGCGATGATGGTAGAGTGGCGGCTTATATGAGTGATGAGATGAGCGATGTAAATTTAGTTGATAGCAAAAGCTTAGAAAATATCGCAATGCTAAAAACTGGACAAAGCACGATAAATAGCATAGTTTTTATAAGTGATAACGAAGTCGTAACTTCAGCCTATGAGAATAAAATTTTGTTTTGGAGAATTAAATGA
- a CDS encoding peptide deformylase produces MKKIVLLALASLAFGVQESEFKIYEQILNQLDTKQIPAFVVQTAKPNLPSRVDEMITLKDVSSSGLNIHGEFVLNETKTKRIKGYNKAQILALKDEFYKNGKDALCNSGMARAVLNRGITLSGSYGFEGRHFFDINLDKSSCE; encoded by the coding sequence GTGAAAAAGATCGTTTTATTAGCTCTTGCTAGCCTTGCTTTTGGTGTGCAAGAGAGTGAGTTTAAAATTTATGAGCAGATACTAAATCAGCTTGATACTAAGCAGATCCCAGCTTTTGTCGTCCAAACTGCAAAGCCAAATTTACCAAGCAGGGTCGATGAGATGATTACGCTAAAAGATGTGAGTAGTAGCGGGCTAAACATACACGGTGAGTTTGTTTTAAACGAGACCAAGACAAAGAGGATAAAAGGCTACAACAAGGCTCAAATTTTGGCTTTAAAAGATGAGTTTTATAAAAATGGAAAAGATGCGCTTTGTAACTCGGGTATGGCTAGAGCTGTGCTAAATCGTGGCATCACACTAAGTGGTAGTTACGGCTTTGAGGGTAGGCATTTTTTTGATATAAATTTGGATAAAAGTAGTTGCGAGTAG
- a CDS encoding SCO family protein: MKKAFWGLIIILICIGVALLLIKPNKYDFKALSQNGEVSLKNYDGKYKVIYFGYLFCPDVCPTALSLIGDELNKLKRDDFELLFITLDPERDTPENLTLMAKNFYKDADGLKLNALKEVAKTYGVKFQKVRLENSAMGYSVAHSSSIYLIDKKGNFYKEISNLTNENIGENLLNLIKDRP, from the coding sequence ATGAAAAAGGCATTTTGGGGCTTAATAATAATCTTAATTTGTATAGGTGTTGCACTTTTGCTGATAAAGCCAAACAAGTATGATTTTAAGGCACTTTCACAAAATGGTGAAGTAAGTCTTAAAAATTACGACGGAAAGTACAAAGTTATATATTTTGGTTATCTTTTTTGCCCCGATGTCTGCCCTACTGCACTCTCTTTGATTGGTGATGAGCTAAATAAATTAAAAAGAGATGACTTTGAGCTACTTTTTATTACGCTTGATCCTGAACGCGACACTCCTGAAAATTTAACTCTAATGGCAAAAAATTTCTACAAAGATGCCGATGGATTAAAACTAAATGCCTTAAAAGAAGTGGCAAAAACCTATGGTGTAAAATTTCAAAAAGTCCGTCTTGAAAACTCAGCCATGGGCTATTCTGTTGCTCACAGCTCTTCAATATATTTAATAGACAAAAAAGGAAATTTTTATAAAGAAATTTCAAATCTAACAAATGAAAACATTGGAGAAAATTTATTAAATTTGATCAAAGATAGACCTTAG
- a CDS encoding nitrate reductase cytochrome c-type subunit encodes MKIKIMMLGGLCAAFFAACTFNNPSISDSQIGFRNIDLLDDKDVVLKYVNYTKEPAGMSKKFDRSFENAPPFIPHDTEGLVPITKDMNMCVTCHMPEFAKDSGATPIPSSHLYDIRNKKDLAGKLDDERYNCTTCHVEQQTGLTQLVGNKFKPDFRDKNGTHKSNLLDVLNDGVK; translated from the coding sequence ATGAAAATAAAAATAATGATGCTTGGAGGATTGTGCGCTGCGTTTTTTGCGGCATGTACTTTTAATAATCCAAGTATTAGTGATTCGCAAATCGGCTTTAGAAATATCGATTTGCTAGACGATAAAGACGTTGTATTAAAATATGTGAACTACACAAAAGAGCCAGCTGGTATGTCAAAGAAATTTGATAGGTCTTTTGAAAATGCACCGCCATTTATTCCGCACGATACTGAGGGTTTAGTGCCTATCACAAAGGATATGAATATGTGCGTAACCTGCCATATGCCAGAGTTTGCAAAAGATAGTGGAGCAACACCGATACCATCATCTCACCTTTATGACATCAGAAATAAAAAAGATCTTGCAGGCAAGCTTGATGATGAAAGATATAACTGCACAACATGCCACGTTGAGCAACAAACTGGCTTAACTCAGCTAGTCGGTAATAAATTTAAGCCTGACTTTAGAGATAAAAACGGTACTCATAAGTCAAACTTGCTAGATGTTTTAAACGATGGTGTTAAATAA
- a CDS encoding chaperone NapD, producing MNISSLIVYTDNKNESVKNEIKKLKECEIITDADDRIVVVVSSDSIEDEIKNFKKIEAISGVVSVAMVYSYQEDAEENRKKLEENGKISEILTSDEVKAEDITYGGSVHHRVK from the coding sequence ATGAATATTTCAAGTTTAATAGTTTATACGGACAATAAAAATGAAAGTGTAAAAAACGAAATAAAAAAGCTAAAAGAGTGTGAAATAATAACCGATGCAGACGATAGAATCGTAGTGGTAGTTAGCTCAGATAGTATTGAAGATGAGATAAAAAATTTTAAAAAGATAGAAGCTATCAGTGGAGTAGTGAGTGTTGCGATGGTTTACAGCTATCAAGAAGATGCCGAAGAAAATAGGAAAAAGCTAGAAGAAAATGGCAAGATAAGTGAAATTTTAACAAGTGATGAGGTAAAGGCTGAGGATATTACTTATGGCGGCAGCGTGCATCATAGAGTGAAATAG
- the napG gene encoding ferredoxin-type protein NapG: MADMEFSSRREALKFGAKAAILALSGGFIWSLSAKASPLMLLRPPGAKNEKQFLESCIRCGLCVEACPFDTLKLASLGDGVSIGTPYFEPRKIPCYMCENIPCVPVCPTGALDVNLVSTNDKLDINKAKMGVAVVDMKNCVAYWGIQCDACYRACPLLDKALYLEYRRNERTQKHAFLLPVVDSDICTGCGVCERACITKKAAITVLNRDAVLGKVGDNYVKGWIKEDERRIDDADSKIKLDIKKATDYLNGGEL, encoded by the coding sequence ATGGCTGATATGGAATTTTCAAGTAGGCGAGAGGCTTTAAAATTTGGAGCTAAGGCAGCGATTTTAGCACTTAGTGGAGGCTTTATATGGTCGCTTAGCGCCAAAGCTTCGCCGCTCATGCTTCTTAGACCCCCTGGTGCAAAAAATGAAAAGCAGTTTTTAGAAAGCTGCATTAGATGTGGACTTTGTGTCGAGGCATGTCCATTTGACACACTCAAACTTGCCTCTCTAGGAGATGGTGTAAGTATTGGAACGCCTTATTTTGAGCCTAGAAAAATTCCTTGCTATATGTGCGAAAATATTCCTTGTGTGCCAGTTTGCCCAACTGGCGCCTTGGATGTAAATTTGGTAAGCACAAACGATAAACTCGATATAAATAAGGCCAAGATGGGCGTTGCAGTGGTAGACATGAAAAACTGTGTGGCCTATTGGGGCATACAGTGTGATGCTTGTTATAGGGCCTGTCCACTTCTAGATAAGGCTTTATATCTAGAGTATCGCCGTAACGAAAGAACACAAAAGCATGCCTTTTTACTTCCAGTGGTTGATAGTGATATCTGTACTGGGTGCGGTGTTTGTGAGCGAGCCTGTATCACCAAAAAAGCGGCTATTACCGTGTTAAACCGCGATGCGGTGCTTGGCAAAGTAGGCGATAACTACGTCAAAGGCTGGATAAAAGAAGATGAAAGACGCATAGATGATGCAGACAGCAAAATAAAGCTTGACATTAAAAAAGCGACTGATTATCTAAATGGTGGTGAGCTATGA
- a CDS encoding L,D-transpeptidase family protein → MKKIIFFFIALSPCLFAQNYEEIYLKNGSAAVIDAIEKNILSKDYWLKKLEGKDIRYGYYDNEILLSVVDKTKKKLEVISYNGGITKKLFSSSVIVGKNGDKLLEGDLKTPVGVYQLTRRFTPNDRYLGPLAFSLSYPNLLDKLAKRNGGGIWIHGYPLDGQRTDELKTKGCVAMQNDTLMKFDDVVDHKKTLAFIYEDKRPEASAKDIAVIISGLLGWKKTWSESDIENYLKFYDKNFERYDGMSLEKFKSMKRAIFSKKEKKRISFSNFLITPYPNLKNDRLFRVSFYEDYVSDTHKFAGQKTLYVKLYNDDMKIFIEE, encoded by the coding sequence TTGAAAAAAATTATATTTTTCTTCATCGCGTTATCGCCTTGTCTTTTTGCCCAAAATTACGAAGAAATTTACTTAAAAAATGGCTCAGCTGCTGTTATTGATGCCATTGAAAAAAATATTTTAAGTAAGGATTACTGGCTAAAAAAACTTGAGGGCAAGGATATAAGATATGGATATTATGACAACGAGATACTTCTAAGTGTAGTTGATAAAACTAAAAAGAAGCTTGAAGTGATCTCTTATAATGGCGGCATTACAAAAAAGCTTTTTAGCTCAAGCGTTATAGTTGGCAAAAATGGCGATAAGCTTCTTGAAGGCGATCTAAAAACACCGGTTGGAGTATATCAGCTTACACGTAGATTTACGCCAAATGATAGATATCTTGGCCCACTTGCATTTTCGCTTTCATACCCAAATTTGCTTGATAAGCTTGCAAAACGAAATGGTGGTGGTATTTGGATACATGGCTATCCGCTTGATGGTCAAAGGACAGATGAGCTAAAAACAAAAGGCTGCGTGGCTATGCAAAATGATACTTTGATGAAATTTGATGATGTAGTGGATCACAAAAAAACACTTGCATTTATCTACGAAGATAAGCGTCCGGAAGCTAGTGCAAAAGATATAGCAGTGATTATTTCTGGGCTTTTGGGCTGGAAAAAGACATGGAGCGAGAGCGACATTGAAAACTATCTTAAATTTTACGATAAAAACTTTGAGCGATACGATGGCATGAGCTTGGAAAAATTTAAAAGTATGAAGCGGGCTATTTTTTCTAAAAAAGAGAAAAAACGCATTTCTTTTTCAAATTTTCTCATCACGCCTTATCCAAATCTTAAAAACGATAGGCTTTTTCGTGTAAGTTTTTATGAGGATTATGTTTCAGATACACATAAATTTGCTGGGCAAAAGACGCTTTATGTGAAGCTTTATAACGATGATATGAAAATTTTTATAGAGGAGTAA
- a CDS encoding alanine racemase: MSEIRLNKASYIHNLTQICAKAGGKEKVIVVLKDNAYGHGARLIASEAKKFGIEICAVKSEFEADEISDIFENILILSHIPTGNESSKFIYAINDTEALLKIKDGSKINLAIDTGMHRNGLDISELDYAFEILTRRNLELLGAYTHFRASDELNADYFVQRENFRAAKEKILALCDEFGIKKPIFHSHNSAALERASEIDDDMVRVGIAQYGYAQFGDSLGLKPVLSLWAKRVSKRILKSGQGVGYGAKFSAKEDINVATYDLGYGDGLLRYNGCGELRLANNEPILGKISMDSFSCKDSGEWICVFEDANVWAKFFNTISYDILVKLSPNITRKFI; encoded by the coding sequence ATGTCTGAAATACGCCTGAATAAAGCTTCATATATTCATAACCTCACTCAAATTTGTGCTAAAGCTGGTGGCAAAGAGAAAGTAATAGTTGTGTTAAAAGACAATGCTTATGGCCATGGCGCAAGGCTTATTGCTAGTGAGGCTAAAAAATTTGGCATAGAAATTTGTGCTGTAAAAAGCGAGTTTGAGGCAGATGAAATTTCTGACATATTTGAAAATATTCTCATTCTCTCACATATCCCAACCGGAAATGAAAGCAGTAAATTTATCTATGCGATAAACGATACAGAGGCACTTTTGAAGATAAAAGATGGCTCAAAAATCAACCTTGCAATCGATACTGGCATGCATAGAAATGGGCTTGATATTAGTGAGCTTGATTACGCCTTTGAAATTTTAACAAGAAGGAATTTAGAGCTTCTTGGAGCTTATACACATTTTCGTGCAAGTGATGAGCTAAATGCTGATTATTTTGTGCAAAGAGAAAATTTTAGGGCTGCAAAAGAGAAAATTTTAGCTCTTTGCGATGAGTTTGGTATAAAAAAACCAATCTTTCACTCTCACAACTCAGCTGCGCTTGAAAGAGCAAGTGAAATCGATGATGATATGGTGCGTGTTGGCATCGCTCAGTATGGATATGCTCAGTTTGGTGATAGTTTGGGCTTAAAGCCAGTACTTTCACTATGGGCAAAAAGAGTTAGTAAGCGCATTTTAAAAAGTGGTCAAGGTGTTGGATATGGTGCTAAATTTAGCGCAAAAGAAGATATAAATGTAGCCACTTATGATCTTGGATATGGTGATGGATTGCTAAGATACAATGGCTGTGGTGAGCTAAGACTTGCCAATAACGAGCCAATACTGGGCAAAATTTCTATGGATAGCTTTAGCTGTAAAGATAGTGGTGAGTGGATCTGTGTCTTTGAGGATGCAAATGTTTGGGCGAAATTTTTTAATACGATAAGTTATGACATTTTAGTAAAGCTCTCGCCAAACATCACTAGGAAATTTATATAA
- the napH gene encoding quinol dehydrogenase ferredoxin subunit NapH codes for MKFLILRRITQISILALFILGNFYGVKILSGNLSSSWLFGKIPLSDPFALVQILLASFSAGINAIIGAGIIFAFYALVAPRAFCSWICPINLLTDIAFKLREKFGFKGEKVLNVSKNLRYYLLALALILSLALSYPVFESVSYIGIIQRGIIYGSASALGIAVAIIAFDMFVLKRGICSHVCPLGAFYAIISKFALIRVKHDAQVCTKCMKCKLVCPEVQVLDMIGKESRSVSSSECISCGRCIDVCGDRALKFSIRNLRREK; via the coding sequence ATGAAATTTTTAATCTTAAGACGAATAACTCAAATTTCTATCCTAGCACTATTTATCCTAGGAAATTTTTATGGAGTTAAGATACTTAGCGGAAATTTAAGCTCATCTTGGCTTTTTGGAAAAATTCCACTAAGCGATCCATTTGCTTTGGTTCAAATTTTACTTGCAAGCTTTAGCGCTGGCATAAATGCAATTATTGGAGCTGGCATTATCTTTGCATTTTATGCACTGGTTGCTCCAAGAGCGTTTTGTTCGTGGATATGCCCAATAAATTTACTAACCGATATCGCTTTTAAACTAAGAGAGAAATTTGGCTTTAAGGGCGAAAAAGTCTTAAATGTGAGTAAAAATTTACGTTATTACTTGCTGGCTCTTGCTCTTATATTAAGCCTTGCTTTATCTTATCCAGTATTTGAGAGCGTTAGCTATATTGGCATTATTCAGCGTGGCATTATTTACGGCTCAGCTAGTGCTTTAGGTATAGCGGTTGCGATCATTGCTTTTGATATGTTTGTGTTAAAGCGTGGTATTTGTTCGCACGTTTGTCCGCTTGGTGCCTTTTACGCCATCATCTCAAAATTTGCCCTAATTAGAGTAAAACATGATGCCCAGGTTTGCACAAAATGCATGAAATGCAAGCTTGTTTGTCCAGAAGTGCAAGTGCTTGACATGATCGGTAAAGAGAGCCGCTCGGTTAGCTCAAGCGAGTGCATAAGCTGTGGCAGGTGTATTGATGTTTGTGGAGACAGGGCTTTGAAATTTAGTATTAGAAATTTAAGGAGAGAAAAATGA
- a CDS encoding copper chaperone PCu(A)C, whose product MKKIVFGAMFAASALMAADISLENVRARDTKPGTNNSAIFMDIKNASNSDVKLIGAHSSVCKSTEIHTHKMNDGMMAMVQIEDAVIPKNGETKLAPGGLHIMLMDLNKPLKDGDKVDLELKFSNGESIKLDNIGVTKNFK is encoded by the coding sequence ATGAAAAAAATCGTTTTTGGTGCGATGTTTGCAGCTTCTGCTCTTATGGCGGCTGATATCAGCCTAGAGAATGTTAGAGCTAGAGATACAAAACCTGGCACAAACAACAGTGCAATTTTTATGGATATAAAAAATGCTTCAAATTCTGATGTAAAGCTTATTGGTGCTCACTCAAGCGTTTGCAAAAGTACAGAAATTCATACACACAAAATGAATGATGGCATGATGGCTATGGTTCAAATCGAAGATGCAGTGATCCCAAAAAATGGCGAAACAAAACTAGCTCCTGGCGGTCTACACATTATGCTTATGGATCTAAATAAACCATTAAAAGATGGTGATAAAGTTGATTTAGAGCTAAAATTTAGCAATGGCGAGAGCATAAAGCTTGATAATATCGGAGTAACTAAAAACTTTAAATAA
- a CDS encoding 4Fe-4S ferredoxin, with translation MQSRRELFSKILGAKSAPKFITPPFFSGEFDCDGCDASCVNACEKELLSFENERVVFKVKKLGCDFCEECAKACESLGKKTLSLNSPKSINAKVSIDVSSCLAWNDTICYNCLDACKFKAVEFLGVFRPIVNQNCVSCGECFDVCFKNSLQMEAL, from the coding sequence ATGCAAAGCAGGCGAGAGCTTTTTAGTAAAATTTTGGGGGCAAAATCTGCTCCCAAATTTATAACTCCGCCATTTTTTAGCGGTGAGTTTGACTGCGATGGATGTGATGCTAGCTGCGTAAATGCTTGTGAAAAAGAGCTTCTTAGCTTTGAAAATGAAAGGGTAGTTTTTAAAGTTAAAAAGCTGGGCTGTGACTTTTGCGAAGAGTGCGCAAAGGCTTGTGAGAGTCTTGGTAAAAAGACATTAAGCTTAAACTCACCAAAGAGTATAAATGCAAAAGTTAGCATCGATGTTTCTAGCTGTCTAGCATGGAACGATACAATCTGCTACAACTGCCTTGATGCTTGCAAATTTAAAGCAGTCGAATTTCTTGGTGTTTTTAGACCTATTGTTAATCAAAACTGCGTAAGTTGCGGCGAGTGCTTTGATGTTTGCTTTAAAAATTCACTTCAAATGGAGGCCTTATGA
- the napA gene encoding nitrate reductase catalytic subunit NapA, which yields MNRREFIKSAAASAACASAGIAVPSSLSAANEAEKGWRWDKAACRFCGTGCGIMVATKEGKIVAVKGDPEAPVNRGLNCIKGYFNAKIMYGEDRITHPLLRVNEKGEFDKKGKFKQVSWKQAFDVMEAQFRKAYDELGPHGIGVLGSGQYTIPEGYAAVKLIKGGFRSNSIDPNARHCMASAVVGFMQVFGIDEPSGCFDDIELTDTIVAWGANMAEMHPILWARVSDRKLSDPDRVKVVNLSTYSTRTSNLADIEIIFAPSSDLAIWNYIAREIVYNHPEMIDEEFVKKHCVFTTGPADIGYGLRPDINHKKYAPSELDTAATEKSKVLSEAEGVTLSYLGLKAGDTLENKNAAKSGAHWQITFEEFKKALAPYTLDFTAKVAKGDPNEDIEEFKKKLKVLADLYIEKNRKVVSFWTMGFNQHQRGTWVNEQAYMVHFLLGKQALPGSGAFSLTGQPSACGTAREVGTFVHRLPADMVIENPKHREITEKIWKLPAGTLSGVLASHYVKMMRDLEDGKVKFIWVQVNNPWQNTANANHWIKAAREMDNFIVVSDPYPGISAKVADLILPTAMIYEKWGAYGNAERRTQHWRQQVLPVGEAMPDIWQMMEFSKRFKLKDVWGEKKVNDKVTLPNVLDAAKAMGYSEEDTLFDVLFANEEAKKFSANDPIMENYDNTEVFGDSRKVIGSDGKEFKGYGFFVHKYLWEEYRKFGVGHGHDLADFDTYHRVRGLRWPVVDGKETQWRFNTKFDPYAKKAAPNEKFAFYGNKNAALPTGDLKGVQNKEKTSLANKAKIFFRPYMDPCEMPSKDYPFWLCTGRVLEHWHTGTMTMRVPELYRAVPEALCYMHEDDAKKLGVLQNEVVWVESRRGKVKARVDLKGRNKPPLGLVYVPFFDENVYINKVCLDATCPISKETDYKKCAVKIYKA from the coding sequence ATGAATCGACGAGAATTCATAAAAAGTGCTGCGGCTAGTGCTGCTTGTGCTAGTGCTGGTATAGCTGTACCAAGCTCGCTAAGTGCAGCAAACGAAGCTGAAAAAGGCTGGCGCTGGGATAAGGCCGCTTGTAGGTTTTGTGGGACAGGCTGTGGCATCATGGTCGCCACAAAAGAAGGCAAGATAGTAGCTGTAAAAGGAGATCCAGAAGCACCAGTAAATCGTGGTCTAAACTGCATTAAAGGCTATTTTAATGCTAAGATCATGTACGGCGAGGATAGGATCACTCATCCGCTTTTACGTGTAAATGAAAAAGGCGAATTTGATAAAAAAGGTAAATTTAAGCAAGTAAGCTGGAAGCAAGCATTTGATGTTATGGAGGCTCAGTTTAGAAAAGCATATGATGAGCTAGGACCTCATGGTATCGGAGTTCTAGGTTCTGGTCAATATACAATTCCAGAAGGTTACGCTGCTGTTAAACTTATAAAAGGTGGCTTTAGAAGCAATAGCATCGATCCAAACGCAAGACACTGCATGGCAAGTGCGGTTGTTGGCTTTATGCAAGTTTTTGGCATAGACGAGCCATCAGGCTGTTTTGATGATATCGAACTAACTGATACTATCGTGGCTTGGGGCGCAAATATGGCCGAGATGCACCCGATACTTTGGGCACGCGTAAGCGATAGAAAGCTTAGCGATCCTGATAGAGTAAAGGTCGTAAATTTAAGCACCTACTCAACTAGAACATCAAATTTAGCTGACATCGAGATCATCTTTGCTCCGTCATCTGACCTTGCTATCTGGAACTACATCGCTCGCGAGATAGTTTATAACCACCCAGAGATGATCGATGAAGAATTTGTTAAAAAACACTGTGTATTTACAACTGGTCCAGCCGATATCGGATATGGTCTTCGTCCAGACATTAATCATAAAAAATATGCTCCAAGCGAGCTAGACACTGCTGCTACTGAGAAGTCAAAGGTGCTAAGTGAAGCTGAGGGTGTTACGCTTTCTTATCTTGGACTAAAAGCTGGCGATACGCTAGAAAATAAAAATGCTGCAAAATCTGGCGCACATTGGCAAATAACATTTGAAGAGTTTAAAAAAGCTCTTGCGCCTTACACACTTGACTTTACAGCAAAGGTGGCAAAGGGCGATCCAAACGAAGATATAGAAGAATTTAAGAAAAAACTAAAAGTACTTGCTGATCTTTACATCGAGAAAAACCGCAAAGTCGTAAGTTTTTGGACGATGGGCTTTAACCAACACCAACGTGGTACATGGGTAAATGAGCAAGCTTATATGGTTCATTTCTTGCTTGGTAAACAAGCACTTCCAGGCTCAGGAGCGTTTTCTCTAACTGGCCAACCAAGTGCGTGTGGAACTGCAAGAGAGGTTGGAACATTTGTTCACCGCTTACCAGCTGACATGGTTATCGAAAATCCAAAACATAGAGAGATAACTGAAAAAATTTGGAAACTTCCTGCTGGAACACTAAGTGGCGTACTCGCTTCTCACTACGTAAAAATGATGCGTGATCTTGAAGATGGTAAGGTTAAATTTATATGGGTTCAAGTAAATAATCCATGGCAAAATACTGCAAATGCAAACCACTGGATCAAAGCAGCTCGTGAGATGGACAATTTCATCGTTGTAAGCGATCCTTATCCAGGAATTTCTGCAAAAGTGGCTGATCTTATCCTCCCAACTGCGATGATCTATGAAAAATGGGGTGCTTACGGTAACGCTGAGAGAAGAACACAACACTGGAGACAGCAAGTACTTCCTGTTGGTGAAGCGATGCCTGATATTTGGCAAATGATGGAATTTAGCAAGCGCTTTAAGCTAAAAGATGTTTGGGGTGAGAAAAAAGTAAATGATAAAGTGACACTTCCAAATGTGCTTGATGCTGCAAAAGCTATGGGATATAGCGAAGAAGATACGCTATTTGATGTACTTTTTGCTAACGAAGAGGCTAAGAAATTTAGTGCAAACGATCCTATTATGGAAAACTACGACAATACAGAAGTGTTTGGTGATAGCAGAAAAGTGATCGGCTCAGATGGTAAAGAATTTAAAGGATATGGATTTTTCGTCCACAAATATCTTTGGGAAGAGTATAGAAAATTTGGCGTTGGACATGGTCACGACCTAGCTGACTTTGACACTTACCACAGAGTAAGAGGTCTTAGATGGCCAGTTGTTGATGGTAAAGAGACTCAGTGGAGATTTAATACTAAATTCGATCCATATGCTAAAAAAGCTGCTCCAAATGAGAAATTTGCATTCTACGGCAACAAAAATGCAGCACTTCCAACAGGTGATCTAAAAGGCGTACAAAATAAAGAGAAAACATCTCTTGCGAACAAAGCAAAAATTTTCTTCCGCCCTTACATGGATCCATGCGAGATGCCAAGCAAAGATTATCCATTCTGGCTATGTACTGGTCGTGTGCTAGAGCACTGGCATACAGGTACGATGACTATGCGTGTTCCTGAGCTTTATAGAGCTGTTCCAGAGGCGCTTTGCTATATGCACGAAGATGACGCTAAAAAACTTGGCGTGCTTCAAAATGAGGTCGTTTGGGTCGAATCACGCCGTGGCAAGGTAAAAGCAAGAGTCGATCTAAAAGGTAGAAATAAGCCGCCACTAGGACTTGTTTATGTGCCTTTCTTTGATGAAAACGTTTATATAAATAAAGTATGTCTTGACGCTACTTGCCCAATCTCAAAAGAGACTGACTATAAAAAGTGTGCGGTTAAAATTTATAAGGCGTAA
- the cmeU gene encoding CmeU family protein — translation MEKSQEVKEKIEKILEARAAFFAELDRQVPKKDGTDVFDFSKVKEADLKEIYAKFYAFDYNVRKLLPDVYTAFNVNFNV, via the coding sequence GTGGAAAAATCTCAAGAAGTAAAAGAAAAAATCGAAAAAATTTTAGAGGCAAGAGCTGCTTTTTTTGCTGAGCTTGACCGCCAAGTTCCAAAGAAAGATGGTACTGATGTTTTTGATTTTAGCAAAGTAAAAGAGGCTGACCTGAAAGAAATTTACGCTAAATTTTATGCATTTGATTACAATGTAAGAAAACTTTTACCGGATGTTTATACTGCTTTTAATGTGAATTTTAATGTCTGA